GCTCAAGCCGGCGCGCTACGCCATTCTTTTCTGGGGACCGGTGATCGTGTATGAGCGCATGCCGTCGGTCGGCAAGGTGGGGGCGGCGGTCATTCCTACCGCCTTCGAGCTGGCGGGGCTGCTCGGGCCGATTCTCATCGGCCTGGCCTCCGACAAGCTGTTCGGTGCGCGACGCATGCCCGCCTGCGTCATCAGCCTGCTGGTGCTGACGGTGGCCCTGGCACTGTTCCTCCCGGCACTGCGGACCGGCAGCGCAATGATCGTGATGGCCCTGCTGTTCGTCATGGGCCTGACCCTGTACGGGCCGGACTCGATGATCTGTGGCGCGGCGGCCATCGATTTCGGCACCAGCCGAGCGGCGGGAACGGCGTCCGGTTTCGTCAATGGATGTGGCTCGGTTGGCGCCATCCTGGGCGGGCTGCTGCCGGGTTATCTCGATACCTACAGCGTGTTCACGGTGTTCGTGGGCTGCTCCCTGCTGTCCTGCCTGATCCTGCTGCCGTATTGGAACAGTCGCCCCGTCGTCTTCGGGCCGGGACGTTTTCCGATTCCCAATCGCCGCGTGCTGCACAAGCCGCTGCGTGCCTGATCCGTCGCCGCGCGTCACTGACCTGACCGATCCACTTCATGGAGATCACATCGATGAGACCCTTCTGGCTCGACGAGGCCCTCAAGGCCCAGCCCTCGGAGCCCAGCGCGTCGCTGCAGAACGAGACCCGCGCCGATGTCTGCATCGTGGGCGGCGGCTACACCGGCTTGTGGACGGCGATCATGCTCAAGGAGCGGAACCCTGAGCTGGACGTCGTCATTATCGAAGCCGATATCTGCGGCGCGGGCGCCAGTGGCCGCAATGGCGGTTGTGCGCTGTCCTGGTCCGCCAAGTACTTCACCCTGGAACGGCTGTTCGGACGCGAAGAGGCTGTGCGCCTGGTCCGCGCTTCGGAGCAGAGCCTCTACGCCATCGGTGATTTCTGCAGAAAGTACGGCGTCGATGCCGAGTACCGCCTCGATGGCACGCTCTACACCGCGACGAACCGGGCGCAGCAGGGCTCCACCGACAGCGTGATCGCGGCATTGGAGCGCAACGGCATCAACTCTTTCGTCCGTTGCCCCCTGCCCGAGTTGCAGCGCAGGGCGGGTTCGACCCGACACATCGAGGGCTGGTTCTCGCCGGCGGCTGCGAGCGTACAACCGGGCAAGCTGGTGCGCGGCTTGCGCCGTGTGGCACTGGAGCTGGGGGTTCGCCTGTATGAGGGCACACCGATGACCGGGCTGGAGGAGGGCAGACCTGCCGTGGTCACGACGGCGTTCGGGCGGGTAGTCGCCGATCGGGTGGTGTTGGCCATCAACGCCTGGATGGCACGGGCCTTCCCGCAGTTCGAACGCACCGTGGCGATCGTCTCCAGCGACATGGTCATCACTGAACCACGCCCGGACCTGCTGCAGCGCATCGGCCTCACCAGTGGCGTGACGGTGCTCGATTCGCGCATCTTCGTGCACTACTACCGCAACACCCCGGACGGCCGGATCATGCTGGGCAAAGGTGGCAACACCTTCGCCTTTGGCGGGCGCATCCTGCCGGTGTTCGACCAGCCTTCCCCTTACCAACCGCTTTTGCGCAGCACCCTGGAGGAGTTCTTCCCGGACTTCGCCGAGGTGGGCATCGCTGCGAGCTGGAACGGCCCTTCGGATCGCTCGGTCACCGGGCTGCCTTTCTTCGGCCGACTGGGGCGAAGCGACAACGTTTTCTATGGTTTCGGTTATTCGGGAAGCGGCGTCGGTCCCTGCCACATGGGTGGGCAGATCCTGTCGTCGCTGGTACTGGGACTGGACAACGCCTGGACTCGCTCGCCGCTGGTCCAGGGGCCGCTCGGCTACTTCCCGCCAGAGCCGATTCGCTATCTGGGATCGCTGATGGTGCGCAACGCCATCCGCCGCAAGGAGCGCGCCGAAGACCATGGCCGCCGCCCGCGTCGGATCGACGTTCACTTGGCCAAGTTCGCAGCGGCTGCGGGCAAGGCGGATAAGGGCTAGTTAGCCGGCGAGCGGCGCCGTCGCGGCGGGGCGGGGCAGCGTGGGCTGTCCCGCCCCGTCAGCGCTTATGGCCGCGCGTCAATCCTGGCTGGCAACCTTGCCAGCGTGAAGGGCAGGGTGGTCGCCCCGGCGCGGGTCATGACGACAGGTCTGCGGATTCCTGCATCAACACCGGCAGATCCCGCCAGGCCACCCAGACTTCCCGCTGCCACTTCACCACGTTGATCGGATGGTCATCCCAATGGAGAAAGGCCCGGCGCGGCTCGGCGCCGGGGTCGCGGTGGTAGTCGTGCAGGGTCGGCACCAGCACCTCCGCCAGCCAGCGGCCGATGGCGTCGTGCTCCACGAGGCCGAAGCGGAACAGCGCCTTGTAGGCCCCGGCATCGCTGATGGCATCCACCTCTTCGTGGAAGCTGTCGGTGTAGCGGAGCAGGACCTGGCGCTTCTCGAAGGGCTCCAGCGCCTGGAGCATCTCGCGGGCGTCATCGACGCCAATCAGCCGGGCGTAATCCCGGGCGACGAACCAGGGCTGGTTATCGGCCATCAGGCAGCGCAGGCGTTGGCCGTGGTTATAGAAAACGATGGGGGAATATGCATCTTGCATGGTGGATCTCCTCTTGCGTTGGAAGACTCCACCACCCGCGCTGTCAATCGAGGGTGGCAGACCACGTGGGGTTGACAGACCGAGGCAAGAGGACCCGGCAGATCGCGAGGATCTCCCCACGCGATCTGCCATAAAGCGCAGCAGCTAAACGCTACATGCGAGCAAGGGCCTGCAAGAAACATTCGCCGTTTCTCGCATGCACCTTGAAGGGCGCAATCGCGCCTCTCGCATTCAGGCTGTCAAACCCGGCCACGGGATTGACCGTGGCCGGGGCAGGATAGGGATAGCGGAGGGGGAGGGCAAGGGGAGGGTTGGCGTCGGTCGTGTGGTGCGTTTCGGGATTGGCGGAAAGCGGCCAGGAGCTGCCTCTCGCGAACGTCTGCTATCGGCCAAGGCAGAAGCCCCACTACCATGGGGTAGTGGAGCGAGTAGCGACGCCTCCCTAGTGCGCCTCGCGACTTCCAGTTCCCATTGATGGCCTCAACTCCATCTCCGGAACAGGACGCTCGCATTCACCCCGCCGAAGCCAAAGCCATTGGATAGCGCGTATTCCAGAGGCATATGCCGGGCGCCGCCGCTAATCAGATTCAAGCCTTCAGCGGCGGCATCTGGCATCTCCAGATTCAGCGTGGCGGGAACGACTTGATCGCGCAGCGCAAGGATCGTGAAAATGGCCTCAATGCCTCCCGCGGCGCCCAAGAGGTGTCCCGTGGCGGATTTTGTCGAGCTAATGGCAACACGGCTGCCGTTGCCAAATACGGTTTTGATCGCGGCCAACTCACCCTTATCGCCTACTTGAGTCGAGGTGGCGTGTGCATTGAGATGTTGGACCTGGGAGGCTTCGACACCTGCCTGTCGCAGCGCTTGCTGCATCGCCCTGCGGGCGCCATCTCCGTCCTCCGGGCCAGCCGTCATGTGATAAGCGTCGGAACTGGTGCCGTAGCCCACCAGTTCGGCAATCGGCGTGGCGCCTCGCGAAAGAGCATGCTGCAGCTCTTCGATGACCAGGAGACCTGCGCCTTCACCCATGACGAATCCGTCGCGCCCCTCATCGAAGGGGCGAGAGGCGTACTCCGGGGTATCGTTGTAGTTACTTGAAAGTGCTCGTGCAGCGGCGAATCCGGCCAGGCTGACCCGGTGGATGGTCGCCTCCGCCCCGCCACACACCGCCACGTCCACCTCGCCCGCGCGAATCATCCGTGCAGCATCACCAATCGCCTGGACCCCGGCTGCACATGCCGTGACCGGCGTGCCCAGCGGCCCCTTGAAACCATGGGCGATGGAAACATGCCCGGCGGCCATGTTGCTTAGGAAGGACGGAATGGTGAAGGGGGACAAGCGACGCGGCCCCTTGCTGTCGGTGATCCGTACGGCCTCAGCAATCGAATGAAACCCGCCAACGCCCGAGGCGATGATGGTTGCCGTGCGTTCTTGCTCTTCAGGTGTGGTCGGAGACCAACTGGCTTGGGCCAAGGCCTCGTGGGCGGCAGCCAAGGCGAAGAGAATGAAACGGTCCATCTTCCGCTGCTCTTTAGCCGCCAGCAGTTGATCCGGATCGAATCCGACTTCCGGATCTTGGACGCGATCCGGTACCTGGCCGCCAATGGTGATTGGTAGGTCACCCACTAGTTCAGGCGGCAAGCGGCGGATGCCCGACTGGCCATCCAGAAGGCGCTTCCATATCTGTTCGACTCCGCAGCCGAGTGGGCTAACCGCGCCCATTCCGGTAATGACGATACGCTTGCTCATGCTGGTCCAACTCCTTCTGCTTCTTGATGGATAGCAGTGCATGGACGTTACTATCATCATGAAAGTAACATGCCTAGCGAACATTCATTAGCCCTAGAAAGGACCTGCTATGCAGCGCAAGACTCTTGCCGATGCCGAATGCCCCATCGCGCGCAGCCTGGAACGGGTTGGTGAGTGGTGGAGCATCCTGATCATGCGTGATGCCTTGCAGGGCTTGCGACGCTTCGATGAGTTCGCCCGCAGTCTGGAGATCGCTCCGAACATGCTCACTCGGCGTTTGAATTCACTCGTGGAGGCGGGGCTGCTCGAACGCCAGGCATACAGTCAGCGCCCTCTGCGCTATCAATATGTGCCGACTGCCAAAGGCGAAGACTTCCGCGTGGTACTGATGGCTTTTGTGGCCTGGGGGAATCGCCATTACGCCCAGGAAGGGGAAAGTGTGCAGCTCGTCGAGCGAGCAACCGGGCGGCCGGTACGCCAGCTCATGGCAGACATCTCCGATGGCCATTCCATACCGTTGGACCAGTGCACTGTGCAAGCAGGACCCAATGCCAGCGCAGAAATGCGTCTGCGTCTGGGAGCCATACCGAAGCCGAGCTAGCTTACAGTTTTGGTGGTTCAAACTGCGGAGCCCGGTAGTGGTAACGCCCGCATCTGGCCGATATCGACTGTCTGGCTACAACCGCCGCCAGACCTCGGCCACCCAGTCAGTTACACCAAGCCCGCCTTGCCGAAGCGCCGTTCGGCTTTTCGATTGGCGCCTGCCGGTTCTGGGAGCAAGCCGTGAATGGCTTATGCAAAGTGCGTAGGTAAAGGCAAAGACCGTGGTGTACCTGATCAATCTCGGATGAATCATCATAAAATTTCATGAAAAGCGGCACGTGCCGGCTCATTCATCTTCCAAGGTGCGGCTAAGCTGTTTCCGTTGAGCTTCGCTAGCAGGGAGAGCTAGAGCCGTGACTATCCGGATCGCGTCGTTCAATCTTCAAAACGACTTCACCCGTCCATCCGCAATGATGATGGATGGAGCCGAAGGCCCGCGCGCCCTGGGCGATCATGCCTTGGCCAGCGCGATTGTCGTCAGGCGGGTCTACAGCGAGAGCGGCGAGCAGACGCTGTTGGACCTTGACCGCCAGTTCCCATCCTCTGCCCTCGATTCCCCCGCGAATGCACCGGTGACCCTGAACAAGGTTCGTGGTGATGTGTTCCCACGAGCCCATGGCAGGGTTTCGGTGACCGCGAATGGGCGAAGCGATTGGACAGGCTGGTTCGATCTGCGACCCGAGGATGCGTCCCGGAAGGCCGGGCTCAGCCTCGCATCCGCTCGCACGTCGATGACAGGCACGACCGCTCGTGCATGGCTGAAGCCGCAGCCGGCTGACGTCCAATTCCGAATGTCCAGAGCAGGAAAACACCGGTTCCTTTGATAGTCCGCTCGTAGGCAAGCCTGTGTGCAAGGCACTGCCATCGAATGCGGGAAGTTACGGCCATAGCGTTCAAATCGCTGAGTGGGGGCAATGGAAGGCCGCAACGACGCAGCACGTGCATGCCGTCCAGATGCACGGTTTCGCGCCATCTGGCGCATCTCCCGGTCGCCATGAAAGACCGTGGTGGCTATTGCTGTCCACTCTTTGCGTAGGAGAACTATCGTGAATACCGTACTGCAAGCCGCACTTCCCGAATCGAAGAAGATTCCGCTCTTACCCTTGGCCACGCCGCTGACCCAATGGCAAGACGTCAGCGTCAGCGAGTTGGCACCCTATGCGCCGCTCGATAGCACGCTGCCCATGGGCCAGTACGCGGTGTCCACCGTCATGAATTGGGCGACGCAACAAGGCTTTTCCGGCGCGATTCCGACGTGGGAGATCGGCAGTGGCACCTGGGGTGTCATTTGCTTCTTCCCCCATCCAGGGCTGCAAGTGGTGGAGATCCCGATCTCCGACCTGGCCGGATACGATCTGTCCAATCCTCAAAGTTGCGGACAGGGCGTCATGCGCTGGGCGCAAGCCGAGGAGAACGGTTCGAACCAGCTCGCCATCCCGATGTACGTGAGTGACGACGAGACCTTCAGTGCCCTCGTGTTCACTCCAAGCTATCCGGCGCTGACGTTCTACGATGCGCCGAATACCCAGCTGTACTTCTCGCTTCAGCAGCCGGCCAAGCTCATCAATCTGCAGGACCCGGCCGTCTGGGCCAATGCGGCGATGCGCGTGGCCAATAACCTCGGCTTTGCGGCCGGCTGGCCCACTTGGGAATACACGACGAACAGGGGGCTGATCGGCATCCCGGCCTACGACCTCGGGCCGGTGCCCGACGCGAGCCCTGCCAACGTGGCCACCGCGATCAAGGTGCTGCACCGGACTTCTCTGGCGCTACAGAATTGCGAAAGCGTGTCCTCATCGTTGACGTCCGGGGTTTTCGTCGACTTTACCGCCGCACCGATCGCCGATCCGACCCTGCAGATTCTCACCGACTGCCTGTTCGGCGCCGTGCAGGTGTGCCTCAACGCCATTCCTGGCGTGGGCGGGGCCTTGGCTGCGATTGTCTCCTCGGGAGTACAGGTCGCCATCGACGCGACCAACAGCAGCGGCGGTACGTTCTCCCTCGAGGAGTACCAGGGCATGCTGGTCGACGCGTCCAATGCCACCATCAATTACGTCGCCCAGTTGCACGACTCGCTGCAACAGGCCACCGGCGACGATCTGCAGAAGCTGTGGCTATCGCCCTACAACGACCCGCTCACGGGGCGCAGCATCGCGCTCGGGTTACTGGCCTGTACGCCGCCGGAGGTCGTCGACGGTGACGCCTTCTGGGCACAGTTGTCGCAGCAGATGGAGGCGAGCTATCTGGAGAACCTGAAGATCCAGATCACCGCACAGTTGTACGAAATCCAGTCGCGCACCTATCAGAACCGGGCTCCGGACAAGCAATGGTGGTACGGCACTATCGCGTCGGTGACCGGCCCGGGCGGCGATTGCTCGCAGTACGTCATCAGCAGCGAGAGCGATCTGTCGGTCTGGTTCAACGGTGCGCTTCAGGTGAGTGACTACGTCGAGCTCAACGAGTGGTGGATGCAGGCTATCGCGAGCAGCTTCCCCGAGTACCCGCCGGCCACCCTGGTGTATGACCTGTTCTCTAACGATGGCTTTGGCGTGACGACCAACTGGACCGGGCCTTTCACCAAGGAGCAGTTCTATACCCAGTTCTTCGTGCAACAAACCCAAATGGGTCTCGACGGTACCTATAACCAGGTCTGGGTGTACGACCAGTCGGACATGATCGTCGAGGCCCAGGTGAGCGGCGAGGAGATAGAGAGCGTGATCGCGGGTTCTACGGACAACTACGGCAATCTGAGCCTCAATTCGTCCAACGCCACGGTAATCTTCGTGAACGAAAAGTGCGGCTTCTCGCAACCGGTCATCATCAACTACCTGGCTCCACTGACCTCGTGATTGGTGCCGCCTTGTGTCGATGAGGTGGAGGGTGCGCGATCGCGATCAATCCACCGAATGAAGGCGTCCGCGAGACTGTCCCGCCCTCCGGGGCGGGGCAGTCTCGCGGTGCTGGGCCAGGTGCCCCGTTTCGAACTGGCTCATCATCGCC
This genomic window from Pseudomonas furukawaii contains:
- a CDS encoding winged helix-turn-helix transcriptional regulator: MQRKTLADAECPIARSLERVGEWWSILIMRDALQGLRRFDEFARSLEIAPNMLTRRLNSLVEAGLLERQAYSQRPLRYQYVPTAKGEDFRVVLMAFVAWGNRHYAQEGESVQLVERATGRPVRQLMADISDGHSIPLDQCTVQAGPNASAEMRLRLGAIPKPS
- the fabF gene encoding beta-ketoacyl-ACP synthase II, translated to MSKRIVITGMGAVSPLGCGVEQIWKRLLDGQSGIRRLPPELVGDLPITIGGQVPDRVQDPEVGFDPDQLLAAKEQRKMDRFILFALAAAHEALAQASWSPTTPEEQERTATIIASGVGGFHSIAEAVRITDSKGPRRLSPFTIPSFLSNMAAGHVSIAHGFKGPLGTPVTACAAGVQAIGDAARMIRAGEVDVAVCGGAEATIHRVSLAGFAAARALSSNYNDTPEYASRPFDEGRDGFVMGEGAGLLVIEELQHALSRGATPIAELVGYGTSSDAYHMTAGPEDGDGARRAMQQALRQAGVEASQVQHLNAHATSTQVGDKGELAAIKTVFGNGSRVAISSTKSATGHLLGAAGGIEAIFTILALRDQVVPATLNLEMPDAAAEGLNLISGGARHMPLEYALSNGFGFGGVNASVLFRRWS
- a CDS encoding BRO-N domain-containing protein; this encodes MQDAYSPIVFYNHGQRLRCLMADNQPWFVARDYARLIGVDDAREMLQALEPFEKRQVLLRYTDSFHEEVDAISDAGAYKALFRFGLVEHDAIGRWLAEVLVPTLHDYHRDPGAEPRRAFLHWDDHPINVVKWQREVWVAWRDLPVLMQESADLSS
- a CDS encoding FAD-dependent oxidoreductase — protein: MRPFWLDEALKAQPSEPSASLQNETRADVCIVGGGYTGLWTAIMLKERNPELDVVIIEADICGAGASGRNGGCALSWSAKYFTLERLFGREEAVRLVRASEQSLYAIGDFCRKYGVDAEYRLDGTLYTATNRAQQGSTDSVIAALERNGINSFVRCPLPELQRRAGSTRHIEGWFSPAAASVQPGKLVRGLRRVALELGVRLYEGTPMTGLEEGRPAVVTTAFGRVVADRVVLAINAWMARAFPQFERTVAIVSSDMVITEPRPDLLQRIGLTSGVTVLDSRIFVHYYRNTPDGRIMLGKGGNTFAFGGRILPVFDQPSPYQPLLRSTLEEFFPDFAEVGIAASWNGPSDRSVTGLPFFGRLGRSDNVFYGFGYSGSGVGPCHMGGQILSSLVLGLDNAWTRSPLVQGPLGYFPPEPIRYLGSLMVRNAIRRKERAEDHGRRPRRIDVHLAKFAAAAGKADKG